A section of the Streptomyces sp. SCL15-4 genome encodes:
- a CDS encoding xanthine dehydrogenase family protein molybdopterin-binding subunit, translating to MSNEAGIATTAAEPAPAAEPSPHGLGVSLPHADARAKTEGTFPYAADLWAEGLLWAAVLRSPHAHARIVSIDTTHAREMPGVRAVITHEDVPGTPRHGRGTPDRPVFASDVVRHHGEPIAAVAADHPDTARMAAAAVIVEYEVLDPVTDPEHAFEAEPLHPDGNLIRHIPLRHGDPEAAGEVVVEGLYRIGRQDPAPIGAEAGLAVPRPDGGVELYLASTDPHTDRNTAAACYGLSPDRVKIVVTGVPGATADREDQGFQIPLGLLALRTGCPVKLTATREESFLGHVHRHPTLLRYRHHADGEGRLVKVEAQILLDAGAYADTSADALAAAVSFACGPYVVPNAFIEGWAVRTNNPPSGHVRGEGAMQVCAAYEAQMDKLARKLGLDPAELRLRNVLATGDVLPIGQTVTCPAPVAELLQAVRDFPLPALPKDTPEEEWLLPGGLEGAGEPGAVRRGVGYGLGMVHMLGAEGADEVSTATVKVHDGVATVLCAAVETGQGFTTLARQIVQETLGIEEVHVAPVDTDQPPAGAGCRGRHTWVSGGAVERAAKMVRAQLLQPLAHKFGMSTELLQITDGKITSYDGVLSTTVMEALEGKELWATAQCRPHPTEPLNAAGQGDAFVGLAFCAIRAVVDVDVELGSVRVVELAVAQDVGRVLNPAQLAARIEAGVTQGVGIALTENLRTPRGLVRHPDLTGYALPTALDAPDIRIVKLVEERDVVAPFGAKSVSAVPVVTAPAAIASAVRAATGRPVNRLPIRPQAAVAADR from the coding sequence GTGAGCAACGAAGCCGGCATCGCGACCACCGCCGCGGAACCCGCCCCCGCGGCCGAGCCGTCGCCGCACGGCCTCGGCGTCTCCCTGCCGCACGCCGACGCCCGCGCCAAGACCGAGGGCACCTTCCCGTACGCCGCCGACCTCTGGGCCGAAGGCCTGCTGTGGGCGGCCGTCCTGCGCTCCCCGCACGCGCACGCGCGCATCGTCTCCATCGACACCACCCACGCGCGCGAGATGCCCGGCGTCCGTGCCGTCATCACCCACGAGGACGTCCCCGGCACGCCCCGCCACGGCCGCGGCACACCCGACCGGCCGGTGTTCGCCTCCGACGTCGTACGCCACCACGGCGAGCCCATCGCGGCCGTGGCCGCCGACCATCCGGACACCGCGCGGATGGCCGCCGCCGCCGTCATCGTCGAGTACGAGGTCCTCGACCCGGTCACCGACCCGGAACACGCCTTCGAGGCCGAGCCGTTGCACCCCGACGGCAACCTGATCCGGCACATCCCGCTGCGCCACGGCGACCCGGAGGCGGCCGGCGAGGTCGTGGTCGAGGGCCTGTACCGCATCGGCCGCCAGGACCCCGCACCCATCGGCGCCGAAGCCGGTCTCGCCGTACCGCGCCCGGACGGCGGGGTGGAGCTGTACCTCGCGTCCACCGACCCGCACACCGACCGCAACACGGCCGCCGCCTGCTACGGCCTGTCCCCCGATCGGGTGAAGATCGTCGTCACCGGGGTGCCCGGCGCCACGGCGGACCGCGAGGACCAGGGCTTCCAGATCCCGCTCGGCCTGCTCGCGCTGAGGACCGGCTGCCCGGTGAAGCTGACGGCGACCCGCGAGGAGTCCTTCCTCGGCCACGTCCACCGCCACCCCACCCTGCTGCGCTACCGCCACCACGCCGACGGCGAGGGCAGGCTGGTCAAGGTCGAGGCGCAGATCCTGCTGGACGCGGGCGCCTACGCCGACACCTCCGCCGACGCCCTGGCGGCCGCCGTCTCCTTCGCGTGCGGCCCGTACGTCGTCCCGAACGCCTTCATCGAGGGCTGGGCCGTGCGCACCAACAACCCGCCCTCCGGCCACGTACGCGGCGAGGGCGCCATGCAGGTGTGTGCCGCCTACGAGGCGCAGATGGACAAGCTGGCGCGGAAACTGGGCCTGGACCCGGCGGAGCTGCGCCTGCGCAACGTCCTGGCGACCGGGGACGTCCTCCCGATCGGCCAGACGGTGACCTGCCCGGCACCGGTCGCCGAACTCCTCCAGGCGGTACGGGACTTCCCGCTGCCCGCGCTGCCGAAGGACACACCCGAGGAGGAGTGGCTGCTGCCCGGCGGCCTGGAGGGCGCGGGCGAGCCGGGCGCGGTGCGCCGGGGCGTCGGCTACGGCCTGGGCATGGTGCACATGCTGGGCGCGGAGGGTGCCGACGAGGTGTCCACGGCCACGGTCAAGGTCCACGACGGCGTGGCCACCGTGCTGTGCGCCGCCGTGGAGACCGGCCAGGGCTTCACCACGCTGGCCCGGCAGATCGTCCAGGAGACCCTCGGCATCGAGGAGGTCCACGTCGCGCCCGTCGACACCGACCAGCCGCCGGCCGGCGCGGGCTGCCGGGGCCGGCACACCTGGGTGTCGGGCGGCGCGGTGGAGCGCGCGGCGAAGATGGTCCGCGCCCAGCTCCTCCAGCCGCTCGCGCACAAGTTCGGCATGTCGACGGAGTTGCTCCAGATCACCGACGGCAAGATCACCTCGTACGACGGAGTGCTGTCGACCACCGTCATGGAGGCGCTGGAGGGCAAGGAGCTGTGGGCCACGGCCCAGTGCCGCCCGCATCCGACCGAGCCGCTGAACGCCGCCGGGCAGGGCGACGCCTTCGTGGGCCTCGCGTTCTGCGCGATCCGCGCGGTGGTGGACGTGGACGTCGAGCTGGGCTCGGTGCGGGTGGTGGAGCTGGCGGTCGCCCAGGACGTCGGCCGGGTCCTCAACCCGGCCCAGCTGGCCGCCCGGATCGAGGCGGGCGTCACCCAGGGCGTGGGCATCGCCCTCACCGAGAACCTGCGCACGCCCCGCGGCCTGGTCCGCCACCCCGACCTCACCGGCTACGCCCTCCCGACCGCCCTCGACGCCCCCGACATCCGGATCGTCAAACTGGTCGAGGAACGGGACGTGGTGGCGCCCTTCGGCGCCAAGTCGGTCAGCGCGGTCCCGGTGGTGACGGCCCCGGCGGCGATCGCCTCCGCGGTACGCGCCGCCACCGGCCGCCCGGTCAACCGCCTCCCGATCCGCCCCCAGGCGGCGGTGGCCGCGGACCGGTGA
- a CDS encoding SUKH-4 family immunity protein, translated as MSTTDAGVPAITLTEAELDRYVTHAPTRGLLAGTGLPAVTDLLTFSPLRTHGLRTLADAADGPLRLAEELRGRLVIGELLTTAGRERESILLDGATGELTTAYLCDPYDARPLASSLHTLLRFAAVTEELTGLRGRFASLAGQYGPQVVTEASRRLLTLFQEGSDGVVPPYWKAAALIRPLALVAGPGTASGLALDVPARVLDQEFGHGRVTRSEEVDFPPTLTHEPTRRFLRETGLPESAVFFHADTDVPLRTLREYFTEERPGYPVTDLPAHCDHLIRLGRLRDETSLVVDGRTGAVLTFSEPDATLHALNTDVSTLAFTLWLIHHERTIDAHLGHELATRAYDHLVTLMLHTLDSIDPTATLPETTWHYWTHLLQDETDGVL; from the coding sequence ATGAGCACGACCGACGCCGGGGTTCCGGCGATCACGCTGACCGAGGCGGAGCTGGACCGCTACGTCACCCACGCGCCGACGCGCGGCCTGCTCGCCGGCACCGGCCTGCCCGCGGTGACCGACCTGCTGACCTTCTCCCCGCTGCGCACGCACGGCCTGCGCACCCTCGCCGACGCCGCCGACGGCCCCCTGCGCCTGGCCGAGGAGCTGCGCGGCCGGCTGGTCATAGGCGAACTGCTCACCACGGCCGGCCGGGAGCGCGAGTCGATCCTGCTGGACGGCGCCACGGGCGAGCTGACCACGGCGTACCTGTGCGACCCGTACGACGCGCGCCCGTTGGCGTCCTCCCTGCACACGCTCCTGCGGTTCGCCGCGGTGACCGAGGAACTGACGGGCCTGCGCGGCCGGTTCGCGTCCCTGGCGGGACAGTACGGCCCTCAGGTGGTGACCGAGGCCTCCCGCCGCCTCCTCACCCTCTTCCAGGAGGGTTCGGACGGCGTGGTCCCGCCGTACTGGAAGGCGGCGGCCCTGATCCGTCCCCTCGCGCTGGTCGCCGGCCCCGGTACGGCCTCGGGGCTCGCCCTGGACGTCCCCGCGCGCGTCCTGGACCAGGAGTTCGGGCACGGCAGGGTGACCCGTTCAGAGGAGGTCGACTTCCCGCCGACGCTCACCCACGAGCCGACGCGCCGCTTCCTGCGCGAGACGGGACTGCCGGAGTCGGCGGTCTTCTTCCACGCCGACACGGACGTCCCGCTGCGCACGCTCCGGGAGTACTTCACCGAGGAACGCCCCGGCTACCCCGTCACCGACCTCCCGGCCCACTGCGACCATCTGATCCGCCTCGGCCGCCTGAGGGACGAGACCAGCCTGGTGGTGGACGGCAGAACGGGCGCGGTGCTGACGTTCAGCGAGCCGGACGCCACGCTCCACGCCCTCAACACCGACGTCTCCACCCTGGCGTTCACCCTGTGGCTCATCCACCACGAGCGCACGATCGACGCCCACCTGGGCCACGAACTGGCCACCCGCGCCTACGACCACCTGGTCACCCTCATGCTCCACACCCTGGACTCCATCGACCCCACAGCCACCCTCCCGGAAACAACCTGGCACTACTGGACCCACCTGCTCCAGGACGAGACGGACGGGGTGCTCTGA
- a CDS encoding MFS transporter has product MSALESRDPAVLDPPADQASGVLSRAYRALSVGIVSVVVLIAFEATAVGTAMPVAARELDGVALYAFAFSGYFTTSLFGMVLAGQWSDRRGPFSALTCGIAAFAAGLVVAGTAQAMWVFILGRAVQGLGGGLVIVALYVVVGRAYPERLRPAIMAAFAAGWVVPSIVGPLASGAVTEQLGWRWVFLGIPVLVVFPLALALPQIRRRASGPVDERAAAGAFDRRRIRLALGISLGAGLLQYAAQDLRPLSLLPGLAGAALLVPAVLGLLPRGTYRAARGLPSVVLLRGVAAGSFITAESFVPLMLVTQRGLSPTLAGFSLAAGGGTWALGSFAQSRPRLAPYRERLMTLGMVLVAAAVLTAPSVLIHSVPVWTVAVAWAVGCFGMGLVISSTSVLLLKLSAPEEAGANSAALQISDALSNVVLLAATGAAFAALGGGSTAATTAGDGGHPAAFAAVFLPMAAVALAGSWVTTRLRERTPAS; this is encoded by the coding sequence ATGAGCGCCCTCGAATCCCGTGACCCCGCTGTCCTCGATCCCCCGGCCGACCAGGCGTCCGGCGTGCTGAGCCGGGCCTACCGGGCGCTCAGTGTCGGGATCGTGTCCGTCGTCGTGCTGATCGCGTTCGAGGCGACCGCCGTGGGAACGGCGATGCCGGTCGCCGCCCGGGAACTGGACGGCGTGGCGCTGTACGCGTTCGCCTTCTCCGGGTACTTCACGACCAGCCTCTTCGGCATGGTGCTCGCCGGGCAGTGGTCCGACCGGCGCGGCCCGTTCTCCGCGCTGACCTGCGGCATCGCGGCCTTCGCCGCCGGACTCGTCGTCGCCGGGACCGCGCAGGCCATGTGGGTGTTCATCCTCGGCCGGGCCGTGCAGGGCCTGGGCGGCGGGCTGGTCATCGTCGCGCTGTACGTCGTCGTCGGCCGGGCCTATCCCGAGCGGCTGCGGCCCGCGATCATGGCCGCGTTCGCCGCCGGGTGGGTCGTACCGTCCATCGTCGGCCCCCTCGCCTCCGGCGCCGTCACCGAGCAGCTCGGCTGGCGCTGGGTCTTCCTCGGCATCCCCGTCCTCGTGGTGTTCCCGCTCGCCCTCGCCCTGCCCCAGATACGCCGGCGGGCCTCGGGCCCGGTGGACGAGCGGGCCGCCGCCGGCGCCTTCGACCGGCGCCGCATCCGCCTCGCCCTCGGGATCTCCCTCGGCGCCGGCCTCCTCCAGTACGCCGCCCAGGACCTGCGTCCCCTCTCCCTGCTCCCGGGGCTGGCCGGGGCCGCGCTGCTGGTGCCCGCCGTTCTCGGCCTGCTGCCCCGCGGCACCTACCGGGCCGCCCGCGGCCTGCCCTCCGTCGTGCTGCTGCGCGGCGTGGCGGCCGGGTCCTTCATCACCGCCGAGTCCTTCGTACCGCTGATGCTGGTCACCCAGCGCGGTCTGTCGCCCACGCTCGCCGGGTTCTCGCTCGCGGCCGGCGGCGGGACCTGGGCGCTGGGCTCGTTCGCGCAGTCCCGGCCGCGCCTGGCGCCGTACCGGGAGCGGCTGATGACCCTGGGCATGGTGCTGGTCGCCGCCGCGGTCCTGACCGCGCCCAGCGTGCTGATCCACTCCGTGCCCGTGTGGACCGTCGCCGTCGCCTGGGCCGTCGGCTGTTTCGGGATGGGGCTGGTGATCTCCTCCACCAGCGTGCTGCTGCTGAAGCTGTCCGCCCCCGAGGAGGCCGGCGCCAACTCCGCCGCGCTCCAGATCTCCGACGCCCTGTCCAACGTCGTCCTGCTCGCGGCCACCGGCGCGGCCTTCGCGGCCCTGGGCGGCGGCAGCACCGCCGCCACCACCGCGGGCGACGGCGGCCACCCCGCTGCCTTCGCCGCCGTCTTCCTGCCGATGGCCGCGGTGGCGCTGGCGGGCTCCTGGGTGACGACGCGGCTACGCGAACGCACCCCCGCGAGCTGA